In Chryseobacterium oranimense, a single window of DNA contains:
- a CDS encoding DUF445 domain-containing protein: MNDEAKRKQLRKYKMFATGLFILMAVIFIATTLLQKSNPSHWLGYVRAFSEAAMVGALADWFAVTALFRHPLGLPIPHTNLIENSKQRLGDNLGSFVVSNFLSPQNIRPYIQKLKISNFVGEWLVKEKNQDILIRNLSDIVLDILNKLDDTSVSQFISKKVSEMTDDIKLNKVVGNGISYILEKNDHQRMVTNLSRQIKDYIIENDEMIKDRVQKGSYSFIPAFVDNKIADKIASGLSDFFKEIEEDPEHEIRNLVTQKIQEFSTDLKEDPKWDEEFKNIKNGLLKSDKLNEYSTDIWVSIKKTLMKELQDDQSSLKSYLSKNLNEFSQNLKTDENLQNKIDHWVRVTAYKYILKNTHQFGNLISSTVGNWQGKELSEKMELEVGKDLQFIRVNGTLVGGLVGLVIYTIAHFFL, from the coding sequence ATGAATGATGAAGCAAAAAGAAAACAGCTGAGAAAATATAAAATGTTTGCCACCGGATTATTTATTCTGATGGCTGTTATTTTCATTGCCACTACCTTACTTCAAAAGTCTAACCCTTCTCACTGGCTGGGTTATGTAAGAGCTTTTTCCGAAGCTGCAATGGTAGGGGCACTTGCCGACTGGTTCGCCGTAACCGCTTTGTTCCGGCATCCTCTCGGACTTCCGATTCCTCATACCAATCTTATTGAAAACAGCAAACAGAGGCTGGGCGATAATCTTGGCAGCTTTGTGGTGAGTAACTTTCTTTCGCCGCAGAATATACGCCCGTATATTCAAAAGCTTAAAATTTCAAATTTTGTAGGGGAATGGCTGGTTAAAGAGAAGAATCAGGATATTCTGATCAGAAACCTGTCGGATATTGTTTTGGATATCCTCAATAAACTTGATGATACTTCCGTAAGCCAGTTCATCAGCAAGAAAGTGTCTGAAATGACGGATGATATCAAGCTTAATAAGGTAGTAGGAAACGGAATTAGCTATATTCTGGAAAAAAATGATCATCAGAGAATGGTAACCAATCTTTCCAGACAGATCAAAGATTATATTATTGAGAACGATGAAATGATCAAAGACCGCGTACAAAAAGGAAGCTATTCTTTTATTCCGGCTTTTGTTGACAACAAGATCGCCGATAAAATTGCCAGCGGGCTTTCAGATTTCTTCAAAGAAATTGAAGAGGATCCTGAGCATGAAATCCGTAATCTGGTTACCCAGAAAATTCAGGAGTTTTCTACAGACCTGAAAGAGGATCCGAAATGGGACGAGGAATTTAAAAACATCAAAAACGGCCTTCTGAAAAGTGATAAACTGAACGAATATTCCACCGACATCTGGGTTTCTATTAAGAAAACACTGATGAAGGAACTACAGGACGATCAGTCTTCTTTAAAAAGCTATCTCAGCAAAAACCTGAATGAATTTTCCCAAAATTTAAAAACGGATGAAAACCTTCAGAATAAAATAGACCATTGGGTAAGGGTAACCGCTTACAAATATATTCTTAAAAATACGCATCAGTTCGGTAACCTCATCAGTTCTACCGTAGGAAACTGGCAGGGTAAGGAATTAAGTGAAAAAATGGAGCTGGAAGTGGGAAAAGATTTACAGTTTATCCGGGTAAACGGAACCTTGGTAGGCGGATTGGTAGGCCTTGTTATTTACACCATTGCTCATTTCTTCCTCTGA
- a CDS encoding quinone-dependent dihydroorotate dehydrogenase: MYKSIIRPILFKFDPEEVHHFTFSMLKNFGFLTRLFLSKPVEDKRLEREVFGLKFKNPVGLAAGFDKNAVLFNELGDLGFGFVEIGTVTPRAQAGNPKKRLFRLIEDGGIINRMGFNNDGLEAAIEKLKSNKGKIIIGGNIGKNTDTKPENYTQDYLDCFEGLHPHVDYFVLNVSCPNVGSHAKLEDVEYLRELITEVKKINQSKAVQKPILLKIAPDLNNNQLDEIIELIAETKIDGIVVSNTSINREGLKTSPETLAEIGNGGLSGKPIRERSTKMIKYLSDKSNRAFPIIGVGGIHSAKDAMEKLDAGASLVQLYTGFIYEGPELINEINKELLKRASRLPR, from the coding sequence ATGTACAAAAGTATCATCAGACCTATTCTCTTCAAATTTGATCCCGAAGAAGTTCATCATTTTACATTTTCAATGCTTAAAAATTTTGGATTTCTTACCAGATTATTTTTATCCAAGCCTGTTGAAGACAAGCGTCTGGAAAGAGAAGTTTTCGGATTGAAATTTAAAAATCCTGTTGGACTCGCTGCAGGTTTCGATAAAAATGCCGTTTTATTTAATGAATTGGGAGATTTAGGTTTCGGTTTTGTAGAAATCGGAACAGTAACTCCAAGAGCCCAGGCTGGAAATCCTAAAAAAAGATTGTTCCGTTTAATTGAAGATGGCGGAATTATCAACAGAATGGGGTTCAATAACGACGGTCTTGAAGCAGCGATCGAGAAGCTGAAATCCAACAAAGGAAAAATAATCATAGGCGGAAACATCGGAAAAAATACCGATACAAAACCGGAAAACTATACCCAGGATTATCTGGACTGTTTTGAAGGTCTTCATCCCCATGTAGATTACTTCGTCCTGAATGTGAGCTGCCCGAATGTAGGAAGCCACGCCAAGCTTGAAGATGTTGAATACCTGCGTGAGCTGATTACAGAAGTAAAAAAAATCAATCAGTCAAAAGCTGTACAGAAACCAATATTACTGAAAATTGCGCCGGATTTGAATAACAATCAATTAGATGAAATTATAGAATTGATTGCCGAAACAAAAATTGACGGCATTGTAGTTTCCAATACTTCTATCAACAGAGAAGGGCTGAAAACTTCCCCTGAGACTTTAGCAGAAATCGGAAACGGTGGTTTAAGCGGAAAGCCGATTCGCGAGAGAAGTACAAAAATGATTAAATACCTTTCCGATAAAAGCAATAGAGCTTTCCCGATCATCGGGGTAGGAGGGATTCATTCCGCAAAAGATGCAATGGAGAAACTGGATGCCGGAGCAAGTCTCGTACAGCTTTATACCGGATTCATCTACGAAGGTCCGGAACTCATCAATGAGATCAATAAAGAACTTTTAAAAAGAGCAAGCAGATTACCAAGATAA
- a CDS encoding pseudouridine synthase: protein MKKPEVEDGRWKFLYTWQLGAGNLLSLLAFSGFGLRRLCRRNPNPEKSSDMPLNQGYRSVKNLYFCPMLEILYRDEHLIAINKPSGLLVHKSFYSGEADTYAIQELRKQIGQKVYPVHRLDRKTSGVLLFTLDKDTLRVMSDRFAAKEVEKKYIAILRGWAKEEETIDYDLINENEIKQNAVTYYHRLQTSEIDVPFLKHQTSRYCLVEAIPETGRFHQLRKHFKHILHPILGCRKHGCNKQNKLWLETFGINKMTLHAHQLIFNHPISNERITVNATIDEEFKRVGDILNFDLSLYS from the coding sequence GTGAAAAAGCCGGAAGTTGAGGATGGAAGATGGAAGTTTTTATATACATGGCAATTAGGAGCCGGGAACCTGCTTTCGCTACTCGCTTTTTCTGGATTTGGGTTGCGGCGGCTCTGCCGCCGCAACCCAAATCCAGAAAAGAGCTCAGACATGCCGCTCAATCAGGGCTATAGATCAGTCAAAAATCTCTACTTTTGCCCCATGTTAGAAATTCTTTATCGCGACGAACATCTTATTGCCATCAATAAACCGAGCGGATTACTGGTTCATAAATCTTTTTATTCGGGAGAGGCAGATACTTATGCCATCCAGGAGTTGAGAAAGCAAATAGGGCAAAAAGTTTATCCAGTGCATCGTCTTGACCGAAAAACTTCGGGCGTTCTACTATTTACTTTAGATAAAGATACTCTTCGAGTCATGAGTGATAGATTTGCTGCAAAAGAAGTTGAAAAAAAATACATAGCCATTCTTCGTGGTTGGGCGAAAGAAGAAGAAACAATTGATTATGACTTGATTAATGAAAACGAAATTAAGCAGAATGCAGTCACTTATTATCATCGTTTGCAGACTTCGGAAATAGACGTGCCATTTTTAAAGCATCAGACTTCCAGGTATTGTTTAGTGGAGGCTATTCCTGAAACAGGACGATTTCATCAGTTGAGAAAACATTTTAAACATATTTTACATCCGATTTTAGGCTGTCGCAAACATGGTTGCAATAAACAAAATAAATTATGGCTGGAAACATTTGGTATTAATAAAATGACACTTCACGCCCATCAATTGATTTTTAATCATCCCATTTCTAACGAAAGAATTACGGTGAATGCTACTATAGATGAAGAGTTCAAGAGAGTAGGAGATATCCTGAACTTTGATTTGAGCTTATATTCTTAA
- a CDS encoding glycine--tRNA ligase: MAKQEDVFKKVISHAKEYGFIFPSSEIYDGLSAVYDYGQNGAELKNNIKQYWWKAMVQLNENIVGIDSAILMHPTTWKASGHVDAFNDPLIDNKDSKKRFRADVLVEDYCAKIEDKENKEIEKAAKRFGDAFDKDQFVATNPKILEYRAKREAILSRLAKSLENEDLADVKALIEELEIADPDTGSKNWTEVRQFNLMFGTKLGASADSAMDLYLRPETAQGIFVNFLNVQKTSRHKLPFGIAQIGKAFRNEIVARQFIFRMREFEQMEMQFFVAPGTELEFYENWKQKRLNWHLALGLGNENYRFHDHEKLAHYANAAADIEFNFPFGFKELEGIHSRTDFDLKAHEEYSGRKLQFFDPERNENYVPYVVETSVGLDRLFLSIFSHCLKDEVLEDGSERTVLSLPPALAPIKAAILPLMKKDGLAEYAEKIFNDLKYDFNLFYEEKDAIGKRYRRQDAIGTPYCITIDHDSLTDHTVTIRDRDTMQQERVPVSDLRRIIDEKTNFRNLLSKI, from the coding sequence ATGGCAAAGCAAGAAGATGTTTTCAAGAAAGTGATTTCTCACGCTAAAGAATATGGTTTTATTTTCCCTTCCAGTGAGATCTATGACGGTTTATCCGCTGTTTATGATTATGGACAGAATGGTGCCGAATTAAAAAACAATATCAAACAATATTGGTGGAAAGCTATGGTACAGCTTAACGAAAATATTGTCGGTATTGATTCTGCAATCCTTATGCACCCTACCACATGGAAGGCATCGGGCCACGTAGACGCTTTCAACGATCCATTGATTGACAATAAGGATTCTAAAAAACGTTTCAGAGCAGACGTTTTGGTGGAAGATTACTGTGCTAAAATTGAAGATAAAGAGAATAAAGAAATTGAAAAGGCGGCGAAGAGATTCGGTGATGCTTTCGATAAAGACCAATTTGTTGCGACGAATCCAAAGATTCTTGAATACAGAGCAAAAAGAGAAGCTATTCTTTCAAGACTGGCAAAATCTCTTGAAAATGAAGATCTTGCTGATGTAAAAGCTCTAATTGAAGAATTGGAAATTGCTGACCCGGATACGGGTTCTAAAAACTGGACGGAAGTAAGACAGTTCAATCTGATGTTCGGAACTAAATTAGGTGCTTCCGCAGATTCTGCAATGGATCTTTATTTAAGACCAGAAACAGCTCAGGGTATCTTTGTGAACTTTTTAAATGTTCAGAAAACTTCACGTCATAAGCTTCCTTTCGGTATTGCCCAGATCGGTAAAGCGTTCAGAAATGAAATCGTTGCCAGACAGTTTATTTTCAGAATGCGTGAATTCGAGCAAATGGAAATGCAGTTTTTTGTAGCTCCGGGAACTGAGCTTGAGTTCTATGAAAACTGGAAACAAAAACGTCTGAACTGGCACTTAGCCCTTGGCTTAGGTAATGAAAATTACAGATTCCACGATCATGAAAAGTTAGCTCACTATGCGAATGCTGCAGCTGATATTGAATTCAACTTTCCATTTGGATTTAAGGAGCTGGAAGGTATTCACTCAAGAACGGATTTTGATTTAAAAGCTCACGAAGAATATTCAGGAAGAAAGCTTCAGTTCTTTGATCCTGAAAGAAACGAAAATTATGTTCCTTATGTAGTGGAGACTTCAGTAGGTTTAGACAGATTATTCCTCTCTATATTCTCTCACTGCTTAAAAGATGAAGTACTGGAAGACGGTTCAGAAAGAACGGTTCTATCTTTACCACCAGCTCTGGCACCGATTAAAGCGGCTATCCTTCCGTTAATGAAAAAAGACGGTCTGGCAGAATATGCAGAGAAAATCTTCAACGATTTGAAATACGATTTCAACCTGTTCTACGAAGAAAAAGATGCCATCGGAAAACGTTACAGAAGACAGGATGCCATCGGTACTCCTTACTGTATCACCATCGATCACGATTCTTTAACGGATCATACGGTAACGATAAGAGACAGGGATACGATGCAGCAGGAAAGAGTTCCTGTTTCAGATTTGAGAAGGATCATCGACGAGAAAACGAATTTCAGAAATTTACTTTCTAAAATATAG
- a CDS encoding M48 family metalloprotease, which yields MTRKLIAFVFFIFSVMGSAQTYKMIDTADYLQRKEFLKSFAGNNEVFIKKLKSQYSGRTSSELSRIYKEFGTDFEKQVKNKDFIFRSEFENEIKSLIQRLRKNNPNIPQDLKILVARDNTPNAYCLADGTFVVNMGLYNWLNSEDQIAAVITHELGHKIDEHSLKTFLNIIEQNEMDKMTVQNLKETTVKRSQSQNQKAFDILKNRAYKKGVERRKQEMKADSLGYVIFKNSDFKKSEFINTLQRLQDFDTISPRELKVETYKKLFDLPKQAFNEKWMKKEDFSLYNYNFYKEKLDKDSLASHPEISRRIENLKKTFTELKTPSEPEKASETFTALKKTARMEILPNYFHSEDYGLGIYASMQFLQDGEEEKYYKGWLGKCFAKIYEARKNYNLNRYLDRIEPKNQSESYQQFLNFMWNLSLDDIKNIADFYQTGYPIKES from the coding sequence ATGACCAGAAAACTCATTGCATTTGTGTTTTTCATTTTTTCAGTGATGGGATCCGCCCAGACCTATAAAATGATCGACACCGCAGACTATCTGCAGAGAAAAGAATTTTTAAAAAGTTTTGCCGGAAATAACGAGGTTTTTATTAAAAAGCTAAAATCACAATATTCCGGAAGAACAAGCTCGGAATTGTCCAGGATTTACAAAGAATTCGGTACCGATTTCGAAAAGCAGGTGAAAAATAAAGATTTTATCTTCAGGTCTGAATTTGAAAATGAGATAAAAAGCCTTATCCAACGTCTCAGAAAAAACAATCCAAATATTCCTCAGGATCTGAAAATCCTGGTGGCAAGGGATAATACTCCCAATGCTTACTGCCTTGCGGACGGAACTTTTGTAGTCAATATGGGACTATACAACTGGCTCAACAGTGAAGACCAGATTGCAGCAGTCATTACCCACGAATTAGGGCATAAGATTGATGAACATTCGCTAAAAACATTTTTAAACATCATTGAACAGAATGAGATGGATAAAATGACTGTTCAAAACCTGAAGGAAACAACGGTAAAGCGCAGCCAGAGCCAGAATCAGAAGGCTTTTGATATTCTTAAAAACCGTGCCTATAAAAAAGGAGTGGAAAGAAGGAAACAGGAAATGAAGGCAGACTCGCTGGGCTATGTTATTTTTAAAAACAGTGATTTTAAAAAATCTGAATTTATTAATACTCTTCAACGGCTGCAGGATTTTGACACCATTTCTCCCCGCGAACTGAAGGTGGAAACCTATAAAAAGCTTTTTGATCTTCCAAAGCAGGCTTTCAATGAAAAGTGGATGAAAAAGGAGGATTTTTCGCTGTATAACTATAATTTTTATAAAGAAAAGCTGGATAAGGATTCTCTGGCATCACACCCGGAAATATCCCGCAGAATCGAAAATCTTAAAAAAACATTTACAGAGCTGAAAACACCTTCTGAGCCTGAAAAAGCTTCTGAAACTTTTACAGCATTGAAGAAAACAGCCCGGATGGAAATTCTCCCTAATTATTTTCATTCCGAAGATTATGGGCTGGGAATTTATGCATCCATGCAGTTTCTGCAGGATGGCGAAGAGGAAAAATATTATAAAGGCTGGCTGGGTAAATGTTTTGCTAAAATTTATGAGGCCCGGAAAAATTATAACCTGAACCGCTATCTGGATAGGATAGAACCCAAAAACCAAAGTGAAAGTTACCAGCAGTTTCTGAACTTTATGTGGAATTTAAGCCTTGACGATATCAAAAATATAGCAGATTTTTACCAGACCGGCTATCCAATAAAAGAATCCTGA
- a CDS encoding serine hydrolase domain-containing protein, which yields MKALKYVIGGAAIGVAAVYLLGYDYLFSGISKTYLKGKLSANIDDGNLFPGNLIATEEPVLWAEDPEYNHKELPEHMIENLKHSKTAAFVVIKNGKILHEQYWDGYNQLSGTNSFSMAKAVTVMLLGKALEEGLIRNIDEKLSDFYPEFKEKEFGCNVTLKNLAQMEAGLDWDENYNNPFLPNAKAYYGKSLVKATFSRRFKEEPGTRFEYQSGSTQLLGFALKKALNQTLASYLSEKFWIPMGMEQNATWSTDHYGMEKTYCCIHSNARDYAKLGQLFLDDGKVGEKQIFNPDFIEQMRTPTQKSEEIYGMGLWINHDNPIKHYYFLGLQGQYIIMVPEHNMVIVRTGSYKNNPKNDRGRPDQVKFLVNETVQLFQ from the coding sequence ATGAAGGCATTAAAATATGTAATAGGCGGAGCAGCAATAGGTGTCGCCGCAGTTTATCTTTTGGGATACGATTATCTGTTCAGCGGAATTTCCAAAACGTACCTCAAAGGAAAGTTAAGCGCTAATATCGACGACGGGAACCTCTTTCCGGGAAACCTCATCGCTACCGAAGAACCGGTACTTTGGGCAGAAGACCCTGAATATAATCATAAGGAGCTGCCTGAACATATGATTGAGAATTTAAAACATTCCAAAACAGCTGCTTTTGTAGTGATAAAAAACGGAAAAATTCTTCATGAGCAGTATTGGGACGGCTATAACCAGCTTTCCGGCACCAATTCTTTTTCTATGGCAAAAGCAGTCACTGTCATGCTATTGGGAAAAGCTCTGGAAGAAGGTCTCATCCGGAATATTGATGAAAAACTTTCTGACTTTTACCCTGAATTTAAAGAAAAAGAATTCGGATGTAATGTCACTCTTAAAAATTTAGCCCAGATGGAAGCAGGACTTGACTGGGATGAAAACTACAATAATCCTTTTCTGCCAAATGCAAAGGCCTACTACGGAAAAAGTCTTGTAAAAGCGACCTTTTCCAGAAGATTTAAAGAAGAGCCCGGCACCAGATTTGAATACCAGAGCGGATCTACCCAGCTCCTTGGGTTTGCCTTGAAAAAAGCACTTAATCAAACATTAGCAAGTTATTTATCTGAAAAATTCTGGATTCCGATGGGAATGGAACAGAATGCCACATGGAGCACAGACCATTACGGAATGGAAAAAACATATTGCTGCATCCATTCCAATGCCAGGGATTATGCCAAGTTGGGGCAGTTATTTTTAGATGACGGAAAAGTAGGTGAAAAACAAATCTTCAATCCGGATTTTATCGAACAGATGAGAACGCCTACTCAAAAATCTGAAGAAATCTACGGAATGGGCCTCTGGATCAATCACGACAACCCCATTAAACATTATTACTTTTTGGGATTACAAGGACAATATATCATCATGGTTCCGGAACATAATATGGTTATTGTAAGAACCGGCAGCTACAAGAATAATCCCAAAAATGACAGAGGAAGGCCGGATCAGGTAAAATTTCTTGTTAACGAAACCGTACAATTATTTCAGTAA
- a CDS encoding YdeI/OmpD-associated family protein: MEKYSPKIDAYIEKSQDFAKPVLQYIRETVHEFCPDAEEAMKWSFPNFTYKGKILCAMASFKQHCTFGFWLEKEMKTMNEITRDIEKNSMFSLGKITKIEDLPSKALLKKAIAEAMELTDMGVTVKKTAPSKVETEIPDYFQDALKKNENALAVFEKGSLSFRKEYINWITEAKTETTRNKRMEQSLEWLAEGKSRNWKYEKK; this comes from the coding sequence ATGGAAAAATACAGCCCTAAAATAGATGCTTATATCGAAAAATCCCAGGATTTTGCAAAACCGGTTTTGCAGTATATCCGGGAAACCGTTCATGAATTCTGTCCCGATGCAGAAGAAGCTATGAAATGGAGCTTTCCCAATTTTACCTATAAAGGAAAGATTCTCTGCGCAATGGCTTCATTCAAACAGCACTGCACTTTCGGGTTCTGGCTGGAAAAAGAAATGAAAACAATGAACGAGATCACCAGGGATATTGAAAAAAACTCCATGTTCAGCTTAGGAAAGATCACAAAAATTGAAGATCTACCCTCCAAAGCCCTGCTAAAAAAAGCAATTGCCGAAGCGATGGAGCTTACAGATATGGGAGTTACGGTAAAAAAGACAGCACCATCTAAGGTGGAAACTGAAATCCCTGACTATTTTCAGGATGCCCTGAAAAAAAATGAAAATGCTTTAGCCGTGTTTGAAAAAGGCTCACTTTCTTTCAGAAAAGAATACATTAACTGGATCACAGAGGCCAAAACGGAGACGACCAGAAATAAAAGAATGGAACAATCTTTGGAATGGTTAGCTGAAGGAAAGTCCAGAAACTGGAAATACGAAAAAAAGTAA
- a CDS encoding tetratricopeptide repeat protein, producing MEKKIIFFLFLIFSSSLFSQKFDFEDQYQYARSLTSKNPDSSEIVLNAIIDSAQKKNIPSYIAKAYYLKSYNSYLRSDAKGALDFADKALKISTENNYAPGKALAYRMLGTQYAKLGLLKEASQSLNKGLSEIKNENTDEGHELKGMIYNSFLILLNQNEYQKKEFYSKNAVREFQQIKNIPRRNELLVSAYTNLGYNLSEIRKFDEAKSFFVKALTLVGSDDYYLRSNILHDIGFSFAQQNKQDSAVLYYQKALKIASRYGFNEKKIEITKNLEEAYTKLNDLQNVQKYKLKNLELKDSVAYNQKMAVNATLSHKEENFDRQLVKSHSLSKGLIIACIVLLIVLGAVIFNMFSLRKKHKKSVAQIYQQGITPVAYEEDLQENEDHSGNSITADIKISPETEEHILAGLKAFEENFDFNKKNISRYNLSNALNVNTKYLSAVIKKHKSFNFNQYINHLRINYVVDQLKNEPQFRKYKINHLAEITGYSSHSAFSLEFKKITGMHPSAFIKALEGIS from the coding sequence ATGGAGAAAAAAATTATATTCTTTCTCTTCCTTATATTTTCAAGTTCACTATTTTCTCAAAAATTTGATTTTGAGGATCAATACCAATATGCCCGGTCACTGACCTCCAAAAATCCTGACAGTTCGGAAATTGTCCTGAATGCTATTATAGACTCTGCACAGAAGAAAAATATCCCCAGCTATATTGCCAAAGCTTATTATCTGAAATCCTACAACAGCTATTTAAGATCGGATGCAAAAGGAGCCCTTGACTTTGCAGACAAGGCATTGAAAATTTCTACTGAGAATAATTATGCACCCGGAAAAGCACTCGCTTACAGAATGCTGGGAACACAGTATGCAAAGCTGGGACTGCTGAAAGAAGCTTCCCAAAGCCTGAATAAAGGCCTCTCTGAAATAAAAAATGAAAACACCGATGAAGGACACGAGCTGAAAGGAATGATCTATAATTCTTTTCTCATTCTTCTGAATCAGAATGAATATCAGAAGAAAGAATTCTACTCTAAAAATGCAGTCCGGGAATTTCAGCAGATTAAAAATATTCCGAGGCGGAATGAACTTCTGGTTTCTGCCTATACCAATCTGGGCTATAATTTATCTGAAATCAGGAAATTTGATGAAGCCAAGTCTTTTTTTGTGAAAGCCCTTACCTTAGTTGGGAGTGATGATTATTATCTGAGATCCAATATTCTTCATGATATCGGGTTTTCGTTTGCCCAGCAGAATAAGCAGGACAGTGCTGTTTTGTATTATCAGAAAGCTTTAAAAATTGCCAGTCGGTATGGCTTTAACGAAAAGAAAATAGAAATTACAAAAAACCTGGAAGAGGCCTATACCAAACTGAATGACCTTCAAAATGTCCAGAAATATAAATTGAAGAACCTGGAATTAAAGGACAGCGTTGCTTACAATCAGAAAATGGCTGTGAATGCAACCCTCAGCCATAAGGAAGAAAATTTCGACCGGCAGCTGGTCAAAAGCCACAGCCTCTCCAAAGGTCTGATTATTGCCTGCATTGTTCTTCTTATCGTTTTAGGAGCAGTTATTTTTAATATGTTCAGCCTTAGAAAAAAACACAAAAAATCTGTTGCACAAATTTATCAGCAGGGAATTACTCCCGTTGCTTATGAAGAAGACCTTCAGGAAAACGAAGATCATTCCGGAAACAGTATCACGGCCGATATTAAAATTTCCCCTGAAACAGAAGAACATATTTTAGCAGGTTTAAAAGCCTTTGAAGAGAACTTTGACTTTAACAAAAAAAATATTTCACGTTACAATTTATCTAATGCTCTGAACGTGAACACAAAGTATTTATCTGCAGTTATTAAAAAACATAAAAGCTTCAATTTCAACCAATATATCAATCACTTGAGAATCAATTATGTAGTTGATCAATTAAAGAACGAACCTCAGTTCCGCAAATACAAGATCAATCACCTCGCTGAAATTACCGGATATTCTTCCCACAGCGCTTTCTCACTTGAATTCAAAAAAATTACGGGAATGCACCCTTCCGCCTTTATCAAAGCACTTGAAGGAATTTCCTGA
- a CDS encoding complement C1q domain-containing protein, giving the protein MKKINTLMKGVVAGGCFLMNIVNAQVGINTSNPQALLHADGAKDNPASGAPTAAQAANDVAFTVNGEIGVGTLTPAVKIDARSANNSDNSIGIGETTQTAPVAGSGAMRYNPLNGGKMQYSDGVIWQDFISSPTKAVVVANLQAANFAVKIPYQSSTGISGWTEISDPTANFTPATGIFTAPRTGVYLISFTYDFVRIPIVSGYFSEARYVVNGSTVVKKCIKSFSNTSKQAQVAGSCVAGVQLNKGDTFQPHLYQSVYNGSLSLRTDTTPASNEYGFVNLSIVEQ; this is encoded by the coding sequence ATGAAAAAAATAAACACATTGATGAAAGGTGTAGTGGCTGGAGGATGTTTTTTGATGAACATTGTTAATGCGCAAGTTGGCATTAATACATCAAATCCTCAAGCCCTCCTGCACGCTGATGGAGCTAAAGATAACCCTGCTTCGGGAGCGCCAACCGCTGCTCAGGCAGCTAATGATGTTGCATTTACTGTTAATGGCGAAATAGGAGTGGGAACCCTTACTCCCGCTGTTAAAATAGACGCCAGGTCTGCTAATAATTCGGATAATTCTATAGGAATAGGAGAAACCACCCAGACAGCACCTGTGGCAGGATCCGGAGCGATGAGGTACAACCCGCTGAATGGTGGGAAAATGCAGTATTCAGACGGAGTTATATGGCAGGATTTTATTTCTTCACCTACCAAAGCTGTTGTAGTAGCTAATCTTCAGGCCGCTAACTTTGCTGTTAAAATTCCGTATCAAAGTTCTACCGGAATCTCCGGATGGACAGAAATTTCTGATCCTACTGCCAATTTTACACCGGCAACGGGAATCTTCACGGCACCCAGAACCGGCGTTTATTTAATCTCCTTTACCTATGATTTTGTAAGAATTCCTATTGTTTCAGGATATTTTTCTGAAGCCAGGTACGTTGTGAACGGAAGTACTGTCGTTAAAAAATGTATAAAATCTTTTTCCAACACTTCAAAGCAGGCCCAGGTTGCCGGCTCATGCGTTGCAGGAGTTCAGCTTAATAAAGGAGATACTTTCCAGCCGCACCTGTACCAGTCGGTATACAACGGAAGCTTAAGTCTGCGGACGGACACCACCCCGGCCAGTAATGAGTATGGCTTTGTAAATCTTTCCATTGTAGAACAATAA